One segment of Brassica napus cultivar Da-Ae chromosome C3, Da-Ae, whole genome shotgun sequence DNA contains the following:
- the LOC106353563 gene encoding N-alpha-acetyltransferase 35, NatC auxiliary subunit-like, with protein sequence MQSVREEESSSIDQEPRSCGDNSVWAHVSPLLSAACSDLNEGELIHGDNFNLFAAMSALEIMDPKMDSGMVSTFYSIDEAIESGFAPVPISSDRTVDVQCIIDIMDHLLACEATWHMGHSLAQTVFSCIYVLRPERTSSHALLHSFCRVIRATCRALVSVVSDARTNEEEDLFTMTYGLPFNGDEDGKGLLLLNAVEETICRQLRACKATSSKRRVFEELEPLQTNPQLEEGFCKALLCRIRFRKHFLHALNCMRRPQGRGLELARKHIAYCIAELESVLSSVEFLSLETVENGKNEMEESTTGSGRHPIGFDPNLNKRLSAPTPPRAIKLLSWKKAIDYYVKLLHNLDQICAFKLEPDLDAVLQFVVQFQKSRPDLVARAHLQLLLVQDGKLYGRDTFLTICARSLALDVTKNHGLHLNEYILQLNQLMINLLKILCANTPWQRRKLGKILNDWSIFNVQMGITVGHMMQQVTTPRTPKNGDKSALILNHIYGWLEEQIHWVALRFLVLGFDLKLYSPSEYCMVYWYMYIILWKLAEKAHFRVLIIVHTEERKAKEEDYSRDMAREDRISLWVLLLKCQTSLAQGLTVMIAALRNEGMCSKSQGPFNTENEKFVQHFGLLQKASLPKYDAYESFSESTCHARLDYLPVYECFRDAQKMAKEIKVGYANDPDKLAEVVGLEQVAEHNIIAVNLLCQDRCLKVSFEFIHHPHFATAVVRRS encoded by the exons ATGCAATCAGTGAGGGAAGAAGAATCGTCATCGATTGATCAGGAGCCTAGAAGCTGCGGTGATAACTCTGTCTGGGCCCATGTATCGCCTCTCCTTTCCGCCGCTTGCAGTG ATCTTAATGAGGGCGAGCTCATTCATGGAGATAATTTCAATCTTTTTGCTGCTATGTCTGCGTTAGAG ATAATGGACCCAAAGATGGATTCCGGGATGGTGTCTACATTTTATTCTATTGACGAAGCCATTGAAAGTGGCTTTGCGCCCGTCCCTATCAGTTCTGATAGGACCGTCGATGTGCAATGCATCATTGACATTATGGACCATCTCTTGGCCTGCGAG GCAACGTGGCACATGGGTCATTCATTGGCACAAACTGTGTTTTCATGCATCTATGTTCTGAGACCTGAGAGGACATCTTCACATGCTCTATTGCATTCCTTTTGTAGGGTCATCCGAGCAACTTGCAGGGCTCTTGTTTCTGTTGTTTCAGATGCACGTACAAACGAA GAAGAGGATCTTTTTACCATGACATATGGTCTTCCTTTTAATGGGGATGAAGATGGGAAGGGCTTGTTACTCTTAAATGCGGTCGAAGAAACAATCTGTCGTCAGCTGCGTGCTTGCAAGGCTACATCATCAAAGAGGAGAGTATTCGAAG AACTGGAACCTCTACAAACTAATCCGCAATTGGAAGAGGGCTTTTGCAAAGCTCTGTTATGCAGGATACGTTTTCGTAAG CATTTTCTTCACGCTCTTAATTGTATGAGAAGACCACAAGGACGAGGCCTAGAATTGGCAAGGAAACACATAGCGTATTGCATAGCCGAGCTAGAGTCTGTTCTGAGCTCTGTGGAATTTCTAAGTTTAGAGACTGTCGAAAATGGCAAAAACGAGATGGAAGAAAGTACAACTGGATCGGGTCGTCACCCAATTGGATTTGATCCTAATTTAAACAAACGATTATCAGCTCCAACTCCCCCGCGTGCCATTAAACTTCTTTCTTGGAAAAAG GCTATCGACTATTATGTGAAACTTCTTCACAATCTGGATCAGATCTGTGCATTCAAATTGGAACCAGATTTAGATGCCGTCTTGCAGTTTGTGGTTCAATTTCAAAAATCTCGTCCTGATTTAGTTGCTAGAGCTCATCTTCAG CTTCTCCTTGTGCAAGATGGGAAGCTTTATGGCCGTGATACCTTTTTGACTATTTGCGCAAGATCTCTTGCATTGGACGTCACAAAGAACCATGGACTTCATTTGAATGAGTACATTCTTCAACTTAATCAG TTGATGATTAATCTGCTTAAGATACTATGTGCTAATACCCCATGGCAGAGGCGTAAGCTTGGGAAAATATTAAACGACTGGAGTATATTCAATGTGCAG ATGGGGATCACTGTTGGTCATATGATGCAGCAAGTTACAACACCGCGCACTCCGAAAAATGGG GATAAGTCTGCGCtcattttaaatcatatttatgGTTGGTTAGAGGAGCAAATTCATTGGGTGGCACTTCGCTTTCTTGTGCTGGGGTTCGATCTAAAGCTCTACTCTCCAAGTGAATATTGTATGGTGTACTGGTATATGTACATTATACTCTGGAAGCTTGCTGAAAAAGCACACTTCAGGGTGTTAATTATTGTTCACACTG AGGAACGGAAGGCAAAGGAGGAGGATTATTCCAGGGATATGGCTCGGGAAGATAGGATTAGTCTATGGGTATTACTTCTTAAGTGTCAGACTAGCCTTGCACAAGGGCTCACAGtg ATGATTGCTGCTTTAAGAAATGAAGGAATGTGTTCAAAGAGTCAAGGACCTTTTAATACCGAAAATGAG AAATTTGTTCAGCATTTTGGACTTCTCCAGAAGGCTTCGCTTCCCAAATATGATGCATATGAGTCATTCTCTGAATCCACTTGTCATGCTCGTCTCGAT TACCTTCCTGTGTACGAGTGCTTCCGAGACGCACAAAAGATGGCTAAAGAGATAAAGGTGGGTTACGCGAACGACCCTGATAAATTGGCAGAAGTAGTTGGATTAGAACAAGTCGCGGAACACAATATTATTGCCGTAAACCTCCTCTGTCAAGACCGTTGTCTTAAGGTCTCGTTTGAGTTCATCCATCATCCTCATTTCGCCACTGCTGTTGTTCGTCGATCATGA